GCCTGATACCCCTGCTGCATCCGGATAGGAAAAACCATCAGATTGCCGTCATACCGGGCGGCCACCTGGTAAAAGTAGTCAAGATCGCTGGGGCGGGTTGCCATCGGCGTAAGAATCACCTTGATCTCATCGATGGCGAAGCGCTCGAGCGCCTGCAGGAGGATGTCATAGCCCTTCTGGCCGGGATCAAGCCGGCCGCTCATCACCAGGATGGGCACCTCATCAGGCAGCCCGGTGATGCTTCCCCCCTGCCAGGTCAGGTGCCCGAAGCGCTCGGGAGGAGAATAGCTTTCGAGAATCTGGAGCAGCTCGGCCCGTTTGGCGCGCTTGATCCGGGCGATCTCCTTGTGCGTGTGTTTTTCGCGGCGGGGAAAGTCGTCCGAGTAAGGCAGAAAGGGACCGTTATTGATGCCATAGACGCCGCCGCGCTGGAAAATGGGCTGCAAATGGGGGGCGAAGTAGCCGGTATGGATCGGGTCGCGGGTGAACTCGTGGGCAAAATTTTCGCTCACCGTGACGATCGGGCCGTCTGCCAATTGCAGACCGATCTCCCAGGCCGTCGCGCCGTGCGAAAGCATGTGTTCAATCCGCACCCGGCGGGCTGGATCGGCGATTTGCATCAGTTCGGCGGCTGAAAAATGGTTATCGAATGGATTATGGATAGTAAAGATAACGCCGCAACCCTGCAAACGCTCTTCGCAAACTGCCTCCTTGATCGTCAGCGCGAGCAGCGCCGTTTGCCACTCCTGAGCATGGACAATGACATGATTGGTCAGGCCCAGAGCAGCGAGAACCGCAGGCAAGGCCTTGCAGAACAGGAGGCTGTTGGCGCGGAGAGCGGCATCGTTGGCTTCAGGTTGATCCTGGAAATACCCGTAGGGGTCGTTCAGAGGATTTTCGGCGCCAAAAAAGCCCTCGGCCCGCAAAAAGTACTCCAGGATCTGGCCCGGCACCGGCGCAGTGTAAGGCGCCGCATAGCACCAGACCTCGACCTCGACCAGCCGTTGGGCGAACAGGACGCTGACTTTTTTGCCGGTGTCACGGAGGGGCGTCTTGGCCATGATCTTTGGGTAGAGGGGAGAGATCAGAATGGCGCGTTTGAAGTCGTTGATCTGCTCCAGCCAGGGCAGTGTGTTGACCGTGACCGCAGCCAGTCCGCCACTGCGGGCAAACCGGCTCTCGAAAGAGGCGAAAACGAGGTTTTCGAAGGCTAAAGCCGCCACGCGGCTATAGATTCGCGCAGTCTCATCGGCTGTAAAAAAGAGACCCATCAGGGACCAGTCTTTATGCCAGGTATCGAATGCAGCCACGGGAGGCTCCCTCCGGAAGATAGATATACAGGATCTTAACGCTTCAATTTAAGCTTTTTTTTCCTATTTGCAATATAATAGATCATCCGGTCGCACGATACAGCGGGATTTCATCGATTCGCGCTTTTTTTCCTTGCAGATGGCCTCTGCAAAAGCTATATTCCTTTACGTTCGCCACTTCTGTCCTGCAGGTTTGGAAACCTTAACCCTTTCCACCGCAAATCTTGAGAGGATGGACGTTCTTGGCTCAACTTTTCAAGCGATGGTCGAACAAACTCCCCCTTTCCTTGGCAGCCCTGGTATTGCTGGCGCTGGCCGGTGCGATAGGCTTCTTTTCCTTCTACGGTTCCCCGCGTTATACCGATGCCGGCTACCGTCCCCAACAACCTGTCCCTTACAGTCACGCCTTGCATGCAGGCGACCTGGGGATGGACTGCCGCTACTGTCATCATGCCATTGAGGCCGCGCCGCATGCCAACCTGCCGCCGACGCAGACCTGCATGAACTGTCACAAACTCCTCCTTCCAGAGAGCAGCCGGTTGATGCCGGTCCGTGAGAGTTGGAGTTCGAACCTTCCTATCGTCTGGGCCAGAGTTCACCTGCTCCCGGATTATGCCTATTTCAATCACAGTGCCCACCTGGCTGCGGGTGTGGGCTGCTCGACGTGCCATGGAATGATCGCGCGCATGGTTGTTGTAAAGCAAATGGCGCCGCTGAGCATGGGATGGTGCCTCGCCTGCCACCGGAATGCGGATCCCAGCCTGCGTCCGGCGTCGGAGATCACCTCGATGGAATGGAAACCGGCTGCAGATCAGGCCCGGTTTGCCGCCGCCCTGCGGATGGAGAGAAAGATCAATCCACCACAAGATTGTTCGGGATGTCACCGATGAGGATGTCCACCGTAAATTCACTGAACCCCGGGCCGGCACCGGACTGCTCTCCGAGTTCTCCGATGGCCTTGAACCTGGATCTACCGAACCGACGACAATTTTTATCCTTGATGGGCGCATCGCTGGCCCTGGCCGGCTTCTCAGGCTGCCGCAAACCCGTCGAAAAAATTCTGCCGTACGTCAAGGGTCTAGAGGAGCGCGTACCGGGCATACCGGTCCCCTATGCCAGTACCATGCCGCTGGGGCTCAATCCGGCCGGTGTGCTGGTTTCAACCTTTGACGGCCGTCCGACCAAGATCGAGGGTCTAGAGGGCCATCCTGCCTCTCTGGGCGCCTCCGACCTCTTCATGCAAGCCGCCATCCTCAATTTATACGATCCCGAGCGGTCGCGGCAGCCGCTGCACGCCGGCACACCTGCAAGTTGGACGGACTTTCTGGGCGCCTGGAAGCAAGAGTTGATCGCGCTGCAGCGCCGTCGCGGAAAGGGCTTTGCGGTCTTGTCCGAATCCTTCGCCTCTCCGACGCTCAGCCGTCTGCAGCGGGAGTTGGTGGCTGCCCTGCCGGAGATGACCTGGGTGACCTGGGATTCCATCAGTGATGAAACCCTGCTTGCAGCTGCCGGGATCGCCTGCGGCCGCGACGCCTATCCCCTGGCGCACTTCGATCGGGCGGAGATCCTTCTCTGCCTGGATGCCGATTCTTTTTATGGTGAAAGCGAGCACCTGCGCCACGTCCGCGGCTTTTCAGCGGGCCGTCAGGTGACTCCAGCGTGCGGCCTCAGGAACCGCCTGTATGTTGTAGAGCCCAGCATGACAGTCACCGGAGGAGCTGCCGACCATCGTCTGCCGAAGGCATCCTCGCAAATCGCCCCCCTGGCGCTGGCTCTGGCGGCAGAGCTGGGTCGGCAGGGTCTGTCGCCCTTTGCAGCTCTGGCGGCACCACCGCTGCAGGAGGAGCTTGAACAGCGCTGGATTGCAGCAGTCGCCCGTGATCTGCTCGATCACCGCGGCAGCGGATTGATCGTGGCCGGCCGCCGGCAGCCGGCTGAGCTGCATCTGCTGCTCTACGCACTCAATCTGGCTCTGGGCAATGTCGGTAAAACGCTCGATTTTTTTCCCATCGAGCACGCCACCCTCCCCAGCACACCAGCCTTGACGAACCTGACGGCCAGGATGGCTGCCGGTGCGATCACCCATCTGGCTATCCTCGGCGGTAATCCGCTCTATGCGGCGCCGGCGGATCTCGATTTCGCTGCCGCCCTGGGCAAAGTCGGCTTTAGCCTGCACCTCAGCGACCGCGCCGACGAGACCTCAGTCCGCACCACCTGGCATCTTCCGGCCGCCCATTTTCTTGAATCCTGGGGAGATAGCCGAAGTGTCGAGGGCCAGTTCAGCTCCATCCAGCCGATGATCGAGCCGCTCTTCGGCGGCCGCAGCACAGCGGAGCTACTGGCGCTGCTCGGCCAGGGGCGTGAGCGGAGTGGCTACGAACTGGTGCGCGAGACCTGGCAAACCATCTTGCCCGCAGACACTTACGAGAAATCCTGGCGCCGGCTTTTACATGCCGGCGTGCACCAGGCGACCTCGCTCGTGCCACTGTTTCCGGAAATGGCGCGCATCGAGGCCCATCTGGCCCGATACCCCCTGCCCTCCTCCTTTACAGATGAGATCGAGGTGGTATTCCAGCCCTCGGCACTCTATGACGGCCGCTGGGCCAACAACGCCTGGCTTCAGGAACTTCCCGATCCCGTCACCAAGATCGCCTGGGACAATCCGGCGCGCATCAGCCGCAAGTTGGCGCATAAGCTGGGCTTGTCCGACGGCGATCTGGCGCAGATCGCGCTTGGTGCACGCACGATCCGGATTCCGGTAAGTATCGTCCCCGGCCAGGCCGAAGGTTCGATCGTGCTGGAATTGGGGTATGGACGGACGAATGCCGGAGCCGTCGGTAACGGGGCCGGATTCGATGTGGGGCCCTTGCGGAGTTGTACAGGCCTGGGTTTTGCCGTGGGCGCAGTGATCGCACCTGCGGGCGGGCACCATCTCCTGGCTTGCACCCAGGAGTTCCCGGGAATGGCCGGACGTCCTCTGGTCCTCGAAGCCGATCTGGAGGAGTATCACAGAAATCCCGGATTTGCCCACAAAGCAGCTGAACACCCACCTCTGCAAAACCTCTGGAAGGAGCACGAGTATACCAGCGGGTATCAGTGGGGTATGGTGATTGACCTGAATGCCTGTATCGGCTGCAACGCCTGCACGATTGCGTGTCAAAGCGAGAACAACATCCCAGTTGTCGGCAAAGAGCAAGTGGCCAAGGGAAGGGAGATGCACTGGATTCGTCTCGACCGTTACTTTAATGGGAATCCCGATAATCCGGAGATGGTGCATCAGCCGGTGGCTTGCCAGCACTGCGAGAATGCGCCCTGCGAGCAGGTGTGTCCAGTCGCAGCGACGGTGCATGACCGCGAGGGGCTGAACGTCA
This portion of the bacterium genome encodes:
- a CDS encoding glycogen/starch synthase, which translates into the protein MAAFDTWHKDWSLMGLFFTADETARIYSRVAALAFENLVFASFESRFARSGGLAAVTVNTLPWLEQINDFKRAILISPLYPKIMAKTPLRDTGKKVSVLFAQRLVEVEVWCYAAPYTAPVPGQILEYFLRAEGFFGAENPLNDPYGYFQDQPEANDAALRANSLLFCKALPAVLAALGLTNHVIVHAQEWQTALLALTIKEAVCEERLQGCGVIFTIHNPFDNHFSAAELMQIADPARRVRIEHMLSHGATAWEIGLQLADGPIVTVSENFAHEFTRDPIHTGYFAPHLQPIFQRGGVYGINNGPFLPYSDDFPRREKHTHKEIARIKRAKRAELLQILESYSPPERFGHLTWQGGSITGLPDEVPILVMSGRLDPGQKGYDILLQALERFAIDEIKVILTPMATRPSDLDYFYQVAARYDGNLMVFPIRMQQGYQALQSGSTFGLMPSIYEPFGAAIEYMVSGTAVIARNTGGLADQIKHDINGILFRERPDHYTLDQIRAFAGAAAIVQWRKTNPWVRDMVDALEAALRYGMRLFRERPDAYYEMIRQGFVQAGQFSWEKNAREYGAVYDQVRK
- a CDS encoding cytochrome c3 family protein, producing the protein MAQLFKRWSNKLPLSLAALVLLALAGAIGFFSFYGSPRYTDAGYRPQQPVPYSHALHAGDLGMDCRYCHHAIEAAPHANLPPTQTCMNCHKLLLPESSRLMPVRESWSSNLPIVWARVHLLPDYAYFNHSAHLAAGVGCSTCHGMIARMVVVKQMAPLSMGWCLACHRNADPSLRPASEITSMEWKPAADQARFAAALRMERKINPPQDCSGCHR
- a CDS encoding 4Fe-4S dicluster domain-containing protein, which produces MGASLALAGFSGCRKPVEKILPYVKGLEERVPGIPVPYASTMPLGLNPAGVLVSTFDGRPTKIEGLEGHPASLGASDLFMQAAILNLYDPERSRQPLHAGTPASWTDFLGAWKQELIALQRRRGKGFAVLSESFASPTLSRLQRELVAALPEMTWVTWDSISDETLLAAAGIACGRDAYPLAHFDRAEILLCLDADSFYGESEHLRHVRGFSAGRQVTPACGLRNRLYVVEPSMTVTGGAADHRLPKASSQIAPLALALAAELGRQGLSPFAALAAPPLQEELEQRWIAAVARDLLDHRGSGLIVAGRRQPAELHLLLYALNLALGNVGKTLDFFPIEHATLPSTPALTNLTARMAAGAITHLAILGGNPLYAAPADLDFAAALGKVGFSLHLSDRADETSVRTTWHLPAAHFLESWGDSRSVEGQFSSIQPMIEPLFGGRSTAELLALLGQGRERSGYELVRETWQTILPADTYEKSWRRLLHAGVHQATSLVPLFPEMARIEAHLARYPLPSSFTDEIEVVFQPSALYDGRWANNAWLQELPDPVTKIAWDNPARISRKLAHKLGLSDGDLAQIALGARTIRIPVSIVPGQAEGSIVLELGYGRTNAGAVGNGAGFDVGPLRSCTGLGFAVGAVIAPAGGHHLLACTQEFPGMAGRPLVLEADLEEYHRNPGFAHKAAEHPPLQNLWKEHEYTSGYQWGMVIDLNACIGCNACTIACQSENNIPVVGKEQVAKGREMHWIRLDRYFNGNPDNPEMVHQPVACQHCENAPCEQVCPVAATVHDREGLNVMVYNRCVGTRYCSNNCPYKARRFNFFDYTQKMDELKKMAQNPDVTVRMRGVMEKCTYCLQRITLAKNKAKLEGRPLVDGEVKTACQQACPAGAIEFGNLRDPASAVSRARLSERSYALLGELNVRPRTLFSARLRNRNPKLT